In the Flavobacterium pallidum genome, one interval contains:
- the pcaF gene encoding 3-oxoadipyl-CoA thiolase: MESYIIDGVRTPIGNYQGTLAAVRADDLGALVIKTLAEKHPEIPQSDYDDVIMGCANQAGEDNRNVARMSLLLAGLPQTVPGETVNRLCSSGLSAVIHANRAIKAGDGDLFIAGGVENMTRGPLVVSKPSSAYGTDSKMYDSSFGWRFINPKMQQMYGVDAMGETAENLVDQYQISREDQDAFALNSQLKAAKAQQNGRLAKEITAVEIPQRKGDPVVFDKDEFIKPNSSMEGLSKLRGAFRKEGTVTAGNASGLNDGAAAVLIASAEAVRKYSLTPLAKIVSSAVVGVEPRIMGIGPVEATKKALAKANLRLDQIDIIELNEAFAAQSIACIRALGLKDDDPRINPNGGAIAIGHPLGVTGARIAYSAALELSLTNKRYALITMCIGVGQGYAVIIENEGRIDK, from the coding sequence ATGGAAAGTTATATAATTGATGGCGTACGCACGCCAATCGGGAATTACCAGGGAACATTAGCTGCAGTACGCGCTGACGACCTTGGCGCTTTGGTCATAAAAACTTTGGCTGAAAAGCATCCGGAAATTCCGCAAAGCGATTACGATGACGTGATTATGGGCTGTGCCAACCAGGCCGGGGAAGACAACCGCAACGTAGCGCGTATGTCTTTGTTATTGGCAGGCCTGCCGCAAACCGTCCCGGGGGAAACCGTAAACCGTTTGTGCAGCTCTGGATTGTCAGCAGTGATTCATGCGAACCGTGCGATTAAAGCAGGTGACGGTGATTTATTCATCGCCGGCGGTGTCGAGAACATGACCCGCGGACCGCTTGTGGTTTCAAAACCATCTTCGGCTTACGGAACCGATTCAAAAATGTACGACTCAAGCTTTGGCTGGCGTTTCATCAACCCGAAAATGCAACAAATGTATGGTGTTGATGCGATGGGCGAAACCGCTGAAAATCTCGTGGATCAATACCAGATATCAAGAGAAGATCAGGATGCGTTTGCATTAAACAGCCAACTGAAAGCAGCCAAAGCACAGCAAAATGGACGTTTGGCAAAAGAAATCACAGCTGTTGAAATTCCGCAAAGAAAAGGCGACCCGGTCGTTTTCGACAAAGACGAATTCATCAAACCGAATTCTTCCATGGAAGGATTGTCGAAACTGCGTGGCGCATTCCGTAAGGAAGGTACTGTCACGGCTGGAAATGCTTCCGGCTTAAACGATGGAGCCGCGGCAGTGTTAATCGCATCTGCGGAAGCGGTTAGAAAATACAGTTTAACGCCATTGGCAAAAATCGTAAGTTCGGCAGTTGTTGGTGTGGAGCCAAGGATTATGGGGATCGGGCCGGTTGAAGCCACGAAGAAGGCCCTGGCCAAAGCCAACCTGAGATTAGATCAAATCGATATCATTGAACTCAACGAAGCGTTCGCAGCACAAAGCATTGCCTGCATACGCGCATTGGGTTTAAAAGATGATGATCCAAGAATCAACCCGAACGGCGGTGCGATTGCCATCGGACATCCACTGGGAGTAACCGGTGCCAGGATTGCGTATTCTGCGGCGTTGGAATTGAGTCTTACAAACAAACGATATGCATTGATTACCATGTGTATTGGCGTTGGACAGGGCTATGCAGTAATTATTGAAAATGAAGGTAGGATAGATAAATAG